atgattacctgttctgttcattccctctggggcacctgtcattggctactgtcggaagacaggatactgggctagatggacctttggtctgacccagtctggcagttcttatgttctcaatTAGCTGCATTGGAATTTAGACAAGACATCGCGGTTCACGTACCtgttcctgtaaaaaaaaaaagccacagcgTCTTTCATGACGACAAATGGTCAGGGTCTTGGGTGTACATCACACCCAAAACAGCATATCCTGCAGTACATTGCCCTCTAACATCATGGTGAAACACTGGGTCAGTACTCACTCAGAGGGAAGTCTGACACCTATTGAATCACCAGTCCCATATCCTGCAGCATTATCCTTGAGGAAAGATAGTGCTTGTAAGAGCAGATAAAATCACAGCGTGTAGTGGTACAGCAGCAGGTGTTTAGTTATGCCAGTAATACTTTCTAGGAAGTCATAATAACAGTAAGAGCCCCTCTTGGTATCTGCTTTCTGAGGATGAAGCTGTGCAAGCATATGGTTCACAGGCACagaataaatatttcattaatcATAAGTGAGGATTCTCTTCTATGTATGTTCTTCTCTCTATTCTTTGGCAACTGCTCCCCCTCCAGGACATCTTCCTTTCTGCAATACGTTTATCTTTGTAAAATATGGATAACTTCTGTGCTTTCAGCTGTTGTGTTTGGATAGATTTAGAGTGGTACTTAAATCTGAGAACTCCCGAAGGTGTCAGACAAACTCATCTTTCCTGGTTCAGTGAATGTTctttaataatatttaattattgtctctctctctctctctctctctctatatatatatatatatatttattttaggaGTGACAACATTTTCAggccttttaaataaaataaatttggggAGTGGTTGTTTTTTTGATTCTGGGTTGCTGAGTTATTGCTAATTATCCCATCATCACTACTGGCAAAATGTTACTTGCACTGCTGTCATCTTGTTCATGTTAATGTTATAAATACATCATTCAGACCATTTAAGTACCAGCTGGAACAGCACTGTGAATGGGCTTTCTTTGGTGACTGATATGTGTCCTGCTGGAGGTAGAAAACACTAAAACAACCGGGCATAATATCACCCAAATTTATCCTTAACAACAGTTTGGATCATCGGTGACAGTGAAGAATGGGCTAAAGCTACATTTAAACCAGACAGGCTTGATCTCTCAATCATAACCAAATTTACTTCTATCCCACACACTCCTACCCTAGTGTTTATATCACACTGTTTATTACTGAACATGATGGTGAAACTGAAGTTATGGTGAACATGATGGTGAAACTGGAGTATGTCCGTGCTGGTAGTCTGTGGAGAGCTGGAATGTCACAGGGTTCTGGCTTTTTCTAGTTTCCCATTGCCTGAATGCCTATAAAAGCAGCTGTaaacaaggaggaggagccaaCCTAGCCATCTCTATTAGGAGAGGCTGCTACATAGGAGGAGGATGAGATGAATGGGGAGTCACCAGGCACCATCAGGAGAGGAACGAGGAGCTGCCAATGGGACCTGATGACAGAGAAACATATGCCAGGTACCAGAGATGAGAGAAAGGGAGAAGTGTAGAGTAAAAAACTGAGgtgtgattgttttttttttttccaaaggcagAACATGCATTGCATTAAAGATATTAACTCTACCTCAATACTTGCCTCGTTTTACTTTTCCACATAAGCTATTATAGTAGTTGCACAGGGCTGGTGCCTGACTGCGAACAGGATGGTGTTGAGAGGGGAGATGTCCTCACTATTAACGGGTATCCGACACTGCCAGATTGAGAACCCCCGGTGTACATCAAAGTTCATTTCAAgctccctgctgtgttattttggGGGGCTGTGTTCCTCTCCTTAAAGGTTCACATCACATGAAATGGTTTCTTTGCTCAAACAAGAAAGCCCCACATCTTTGCAGTCCTGTTGTATGGGACAGGCTGCAAATCAGCTCAAACActcccttccttagaggtttttaaggtcaggcttgacaaagccctggctgggatgatttagttgggaattggtcctgctttgagcagggggttggactagatgacctcctgaggtcccttccaaccctgatattctatgattcttcctcctgttatttttaatattcttCCCCACAACCAAACTGtcccccccccttaaaaaaacctgtatcaatttttaaaaatcacttaccTTTTCAAGGTGCCATACACAGATGTTTCCTGCCTGATGGAAGGATGCTCCAGTCACTCTCATACTGGCATATTTACAGTCTTTCAGTCAATCTCAGGGATACCACAGGAGCCACAAAAGGGCGGCTTCCTTACCTTCTACTCACAGGGCACACAAAAGAAAATTGCAGGCACAGGTGGTGAGCATGGGTATAGGGTACTAGCTCAATTCAAGCACTGCTCTCAGTGCAGTCAAGGAAACAGCTGAGCCCGGTGGAAGAGATTAAAGGTTGGAAGGGAGAACAGCCTAGTCATTAGGGTGCAAGCAGAGGACTTGGGAGGCTTATTTTCAGTTCCCTGCActgacagacttcctgtgtaaccttgagcAAGCTGCTCCAgtctttccgtgcctcagtttcccatctgtgaaatcaGCACTTTTCAACATCATAGGGGCATTGTGagattaaatacattaaagactgtgagatgctcagcTCCCACAGTCATGTGTGTGGGCTATATATATCTTAGATAACAAGAGCTGGTTTTTATGACATACAAACCTACGGATGGGCtaggggaaaaattggtgggctAGTCCTGAAATTAAGCTAAGGACGATatgagctgctgctgtctgcGTGAGGGGAGATGGAAGCTAATGGAGGATCTCAAAGCTGCCCCTAGGTGTGGAGCTGGGAGGAAACGAAAGCAATAGAAGGGGGGGTGGGTTTGGAAGAAGTTCCCTTCAACACGCGACTCAGGGGCAGCAGTGGAGACCGGTAGCCAGGAATGCTGGgtggccaggggcaggagggtatcggggggctgtgaggggaacatggcagtgggggcagggtggtatactgcgggggggggggctgccctatAGCTCACAGCGACCCGTCTAAGTATTTCCATCATGCCCGCCCCTAGCCCTGGTACAGCAGAGCCACACCAGGGATGAGGGGCCTGCAGCTGTCCTGTGTGGAAAGGCCTAGGCCAGGCCTTGGCAGGGGGGGAGCGGTGGCCCTGGCGGACACCACGTTTCCATGGCTCCCGTTCCATGCGCTCAGGTGGGCCTGGCCAGCGCCGCCCTgcccgggggtgggagggaggcaccTGACTGGGGCAGCTTCGTTATTAGCCCAATTACTAgtcttggggtgggggcaacagGGGAGCACCTGCCGCCCCGCCCGTGCAggcggagctgaggcggggccTACGCGAGGGAGCGACCCGACCTTTCCCGCCATTTCTGCCCACCCTGAGGCCGCCCGACATCCCCCatctcccgccccctccctggccATTGGCTGCCCTTGTGTGTGACGTGAGCCAAAGAGGGCGCGGCTTTGGCCCGGAGGTGCTGCCCGCCGGCCGGAGACGGGTAGTTGAGTCATGCTCGTGCGCCTGGTGGGTAGGGCCAGGGGAAGGGCCGAAGTGGGGCAGGGGCGTGTAGGATGGtcctggggggaagggaaagaacaaGAGGGGGAGGGTACTGGGGGACTGTACAGGGTAGGGGTAATAGGGGGAGGGTACTGGGGGGGCTTAAAGGGGGACagagcaatggggggaggggaggatactGGGGGGGCTGTATGGGGTAGGGGTAATAGGGGGAGGGTACTGTGGGGGCTCTAAGGGGTAGGGGTAATAAGGGGAAGATAGTGAGAGGCTATAGGGGGAAGGGgcaatgtggggagggggaggatgctGGATGGCTCTATGGGGTAGGGGTAATAGGGGGAAGATAGTGAGAGGCTATAGGGGGGAAGGGGCAATGTGGGGAGGTGGAGGATGCTGGATGACAGTATGGGGTAGGGgcaatgtggggagggggaggatattggggggctgtagggggcagaatcctagaaatgtaggaccTGAAAGGGCCTCAATAAGTCACCTAGTTCAGGCTCCTGCACTAAGATAGGAGTGAGTATTATGTGGACCATCcgtgacaagtgtttgtctaacctgttcttgaaaTCCTCtaatctccctaggtaatttgttctattgcttaactaccctgacagttaggaagatttcctaatgtttaacctaaatcacccttgctcactttaagcccattacttcttgtcctgtcctaaACAGACaatgagaacaatttatcaccctccttttCATAACAACCTTTTACCTACTTGAAGATTAtcattccctcccttcccctatctaattttttcagtctttccttgtaggtcataatttttgttgctctcctatgGGCTTTTTCCACAGTGTCCGCAtctttcccaaactgtggtgctcagaactggacagaatacagagttgaggccttatcagtgtggaatggagtagaagaattacttctcctgtcctgcttacaatgctcctgctaatactacttagaattttttttttgcaacagtattacattgttgacttctatttagtttgtgatccactataaccactCATCCTTTTCTGCcctactccttcctagacagtcatttcccattttgtatttgtgcaactgattattccttcctaacaGTGGTACTGCACAGATatgtttattgaatttcatcctgtttcttTTAGACCATTGATCTAGTTTGTcatgccctccaaagtgcttgcaacctctcccaccttggtccacaaactttatcagtgtactCTCTATCCCATTAGccatatcatttatgaagatattgaatagaactagacctaggacagatccctgtggtaccccacttcatatgcccttccagcctggTATCCATTGATAACTATTCCCTAAGTaagattttccaaccagttgtgcccTCACCCCATAGGTTTGTcaaggctatatttctctagtttatcAGAAGGTCAAgtgacagtatcaaaagccttactaaagtcaagatatcacATCTACTCCTTCCCCCATGGCTTgttacctgtcaaagaaggatattaaggTGGTGTgatacaatttgttcttgacaaatccatgttgaccgcttccttattttcttctaggtgcttacacaTTGATTGTTTATTTGCTGCATTATTTTTCCAGATACGGAATATGAGCTGACTGGTCTTTAAATCCCTAgcttgtccttattcccctttttacagGTAGatactgtatttgcccttttcctcTGCAGGGAAGGGCAATAGGTCTCTAAaacatccattaaaaaaaaaaaaaaaaaaagtagtatcTCTTTATTCCACAGATACAGCTACAAAGAGGAAGTTTCATTTCCGAGCATGTCTTGCTGAGGTAACCTTTGGAGAGCTGAGCAGGTATAAGTGACAAACTTCACCCAGCCCAATTGCAATGCCAAAATAAAACCCTTAACAGGGAACCAGAGGGCCTCTAAAATGAGATTAAGCAGGCGATGATATTGCATTAAGTGAATGACAGCTAGAAAAAGGGAATCTGCTTACGACCAAGATCAGTTTGCAAGTTAGCTGCTCTGACACCTGGGAGTCTCATAAGTAAGAGGTGCGTTAGTAAATAAAACGCTGGAGAACAGAGAAGGAAAGCATCTCTGGACTTGAATTGTCAGACCTGTTCTCTTGTTTTCAGAGGTGAGAAATGTCTTCTGATGATCGCTGGTCTGCGGAGGAAGAGGACAGTCAAGTATCTAAACTGACACGGAAAGCTAGAGACTCTCCATTTGTTCCTGTAGGTGAGTTGACTCTTTCTGTGCATACAGAGTGCTATGGACAGGGTTTTATTGTAATAATTCTGCCCTGTTTTTCCTTAGAAATAATCTCTTCGGCTAGTAATGGAGGTTAATGGATTTTTTCCAGAAAACTAAAATGTACACCGGTTAAACGTGGAACAGCAAAATTGATAGCGTGAAAAGGTTTTTCTCCTTCCACTGTCAACTGATGTACACCATTACTCTATTGTCATACTAGGATGGCCAGAGTAGAGTATAGATTTATTGCAAAAGTTACTGTTACTTTAGCAGTAGTCTGATGGAAGCCTGTTATAACCTTCATTTAAAAGGTGTCTTTACTGTAATTGTGCAGCTTCCTATAGTACCTTCTACATGGGGGTTCTTccctcagaaacagagctttACCGGTTTCCATATTCACACACCATTGAATCAGACCTTCCTTTAAAAACCAATATATTAAGTGAGATGAGTCACATCCAGAATACTAGGTTTTCAGGAACTGTGCAGACCTGGAAAGGCACAGAGAAGCCTGGCCAAGTTTCATCCATCAAACTTCATTAGGCTTCCCTAACATttagcagcaacagcaggattGTCAGAACAGAAGCTCTTCTAAACCTTAAAGTGATTTGGATGTACCAGACTAAATGAACACAGGCTAATCTGTATACACTGTTGTCAATTTAGCAGGTTGCAAGGACACGGCTTGCTTTTttgcagcgtgtgtgtgtggggggttgtaATTGAAAGATAAAAGAATAATTTAGTTATTCAATTTATATACCAAATAACAAAAGTAATTGAAAGTGATTTACAGGCCCTGACAACTTCAAAAGCAAAAAAGGCAGAGATAAAATTAAACCCTCTAGTTGATACTTCCTTCCCTACTTCAGGGAGAAAAAAAGTCAGATAATACGAGAGTGGATATGGCTACACTAGATGGTTTTGGGAACAAAACCACCATTTTCTGGTACAGAAAGTTGGATGCTTTGTTCAAACAGCATGTCTAATTTAGCATTTGGTAAACACGACTTTTTTAGGTCAGAAGGAGCAGATTCTGCAAACCCTTAATATGCTGATTCTTCACCCTATGCACTGTTTGTATTTAGAGTAATTTATCTGACATTCTTTAAGCCAAAGTTACATTTTCTGGTTCTACACATTTATTGAACTTCACCCTCCTTCTGAATGCATAGGGATGGCAGGCTTTGTTGCTGTTGTGGGCTATGGTCTCTACAAGCTAAAACACAGAGGAGATCAGAAAATGTCAGTCCATCTCATTCACATGAGAGTTGCAGCACAAGGCTTTGTCGTAGGAGCAATAACAATAGGTAAGATACTGATTTGTGCAGAAACCTTTTCAAGATACCTTTTTGGTAGCTGAGCCCTTTCCTGGGGGGCGGATGGGGCAGTCTTCTGCCCGCATAGTAGTGGCCTACTCAGAGGGTGCTTGACTTACCTCTACTTTCAGCAAGTACTCTCCCATTTCAAAGCTACCAGCTATATCTTCTGTAAATCACTATAGTTCATGATTCATGATATAACAATTCAAATTGGGATTTATTGGACCATTTAATATCCAGCTGTTACCTCCTTGCACCACTTATTTTTTAGGATATTTAGAGAAGACATTTTTACTGCTAAATAATGTTACCTGTGCTAGTTTGCAGACGTTAACTTAAATGAAAAGAAGCAAAACTGTTTGCATGAACTCTCTTTCATATGAAAACCACCAATAGATAACAGTATCTGCTCTCTTTTGTTAGGTGTTCTCTTCTCTATGTATAAGGATTACGTTAAACCTCAGTTCAAGAATGGGGCCAAAAAGTGAACCAACTTCATAGGAGCAAGCAGGAGAGGAAAGCATATGTTCAGTATTAATTATTTAGAATTTCTATGTGTAAACACTAAGAATTTTAAGTAATAATCACCAGGACTTCTGTTAGCTCTGCCATTGAACGGCTGCTCTATGCTAAAGCCAACTGTTGGGATCAATACCTAAACTCACAATATCCATGTCTATGATGCTAGAGGCAATGACTGACAGCACAGTCAGTACCAATGTTTCAGCAATCCCTGCCAGCTAGAGTACTGTGCAAGGAGGAGAATTGTTATCTGGGGCAGAGGCAGCCATCTACCTACATCAAGCTCAGAATGCCGCAGTGCATCCTAGTTAGGAAAGAGGGCTACAATATGGAAAGAGCATTGCAAGATTGTTCTTTGGGGTTGGCAGTAGACCGTTAACAGAAGTCCTGAGTAGTCCAATGTCTTGTACCATTGCTGGTTGTTTAAATGGTTCGTGCTAATATATTATATTAGCTGTTTATTGatgctattttatttattaaatctttATATATAGGGTAACCCACTTGGTTACAATAAAATACTCATGTTTCAACTTGCTGAAGCCAATAGTTATAGCTACAATAACTAGATTTTGAACAGGTGCTCACTATGAAATACTGGGTCACTGCTCTTTGGCCTGTTGCATATTTCACGTCATTGCTATCGAGACCATCACCTGCCGGACATATCTGGTTTAACAAAGATGCTCTCTAAACCACAGCAGTGATTAACTTGATGCAAGTAATGAGATTACAACAAGAGCCTCTTCCTTCCAACTAAAGCAACAGTGTTTGCAAACAAAAGCTCTGGCAGCTATTTAAGAACTCCCCAGAGATAACACACATGTTAGAGGGACTCCTGGTTCAGGTACTGTACAGGGTGAGACTTGCCTGCCACTGAAAGATGCAACAAATTACAGTTAGCACCAACTGGGGTAGAGACCAAGGCTAGAGGCAGCCTGCCTCTAAAGGTAATCAGCTGAGGGGGGGAACTATTCCTCAGCCGTAAACCCAGATCCTTAGTGTCCCTTGTATGTAGCTACAGCAGCAAGCAGAAGCCCACTAGGCCACTTGCTAGATGCCTAATCCACATTGGTCAAGGTAACATTGTAATGGGATTTactaaaaacaaaagcaagtacCACCTGCAacagacttaggctatgtctacactacagaccttacagcggcataGCTGTACCGcttgtaaggtctcctgtgtagctgcgctttgccagcaggagagagcttttctgctggcataattaaaccacctacAATGAGCGGcattagctatgttggcaggagagcctctcctgctgacatagcgctgcccacaccagcacttttgccgGTGAAACTGATGTCGGTCAGCGGTGTGTGGTTTTCCTTCTTCACactcctgaccaacaaaagtggtagtcaagtatcagaggggtagctgtgttaggcttaaaggtgccacagggccctctgttgctttttacagattcagattaacagaagtattggagcataagctttcgtgggtgaatgcccacttcatcagacgcaagggaagccgcggccagcacatccctcgcccgcgccgcttctcgccgcccccattggcccgggacggcgaaccgcgggccagtgggggccgcgatcaaccaaacctgccacgtcagcaggtaaataaactggcccggcccgccaggggagctgtgtgccaaacattgccaacccctggtgtaaaCAAAGCTTTAGTGTGAGAAAAAGAATATCTGAGTATGACTCTTTTTGCAAAAACATTTACAGCACGTGTTTATACTTTTCCACATTAACTGGTGGAAACTTGGACACCATTGCCCATGCTACACTTCAATCCAAACTTTAGGGTCTCACTACAGTTTGGAGCCAGAGAATATCCTCTGGTGTACTGCATTCAGTACTCACACTGGTAGCGTTTTACTTCCCTCGCATGTAATAGCTACGAGTTTTTGCAGTTGTTCACACTGTACAGTCTGTTCTTGTACAGAAAACAGCCAGTGAAAGTTATTAACTTTCTGGGTCATCTGACCTGAAGAATATCAGCATTATTTCTTAAGCAAGTGAAGCCTAAACAGAAAAAGCTAAAGCGAATTTGACACATTTATTTGACAGTCTAGACTTCCATCAGGTTCATCACAAGTCAAAGTGTAATCAATATCTTTAATAAATGAGTGCCAAATACACAGGGATAGAAATGCTTCATTGGTaagagatttaattaaaaaacagaagTAAGATGCCTCAGAACGGAGCCCACATagacatatataaaaatataattcagGGTATCTTCCATTTGAAGGCAGTTCCTGCCTCAGGGTTCTTAGCACAACTGCAAAagatttattctttaaaaaaaaaacaaaaaaaaacaaaagacactTGCCCACCCAGAATATCATGGCCTCAAGCTTTGAGTTTGGAACCATCCAATTCTCAGAAATTATCCTAATCATTCAAGACTTCTTGAAATGGTATGAAAATGCAAAGCTCATGTTCAATTCCATCTGTGTAAAGCTAGTCCCAGGAAAAGTTAACCCCATTCGGTGGGGGTTGGTTGGCTTAAGACAAGAGGCCACATTTCACCTATAGATGGAAGCTGCTGTGTAACTGCACATGGATTTATTCCGTTACATTTATGGCTGGAAGAACTACATGAAGAAATTTTGAAGTTCCCTCTTCAGGACTTAGTAGTTAACAGGCACTTTTCATGGTGAGCACTCTTAATAGAGCGGTGTCCACTCCTATAACTGTATAGACAGATACTTAAATCAAGGATTCTATAGATCCCTACCTCTGATGTCAGGAGTAAAACCTAAACTTGCATTGCCTCTACAAATTGTTTGTATTTTGAAATTGAGAATTAAGCACTTCAACGCACTGTCGGTCAAATAAAAGCTGGGATGTGATGACAAAGAAAACAAAGTTAGACTGAATGCACAAAGATACAGCTCTTTGTGTCCTCCCATTCCAGTTACACTGTAGTTACCATTTCCTACGCAGCAGTCAGCAATGTAGTTGTGGGGGGCAAGGCAAGTACCTGAAATAAAATCCTAGAGCGGCTCAGTATTGGAGAACTGGCCAGATGCTTAGAAAAGGTGGGCAGGGAAGTGAGGATTGCCACGCTCTTGGAGTAGGAGACCTCTTCAGATAGCCACAGTGGAGGCTAGAGAGGTTTGAGATGATAGGACTCATTGCTATAGTAACTGAGCACCTAAGTACCTGGACAGATAGGGAGGGCGTTTTTAGACAGAAGGGAGCAGAAATGGAAGAGCATGCCCAGAACATAATCTGCATTTGACAGACGCCTTGTACGCTTCTTCCTTAGGCTCCAATGGATTTGCACTTCAGAATCTGCCCATCCTTTTGAGTTAATTATTTCTCATTGTGTAGTCTCCTTAGTGTACTTCATAAATGAGATCATTCAAAATCAAATGTAAAATCTTAACATTACTCATTTGGACAATCTTCCAAAACTTGGAAAACATGTTAGTGTCCCATCATTTAACTGACCTAAGAAACACCAAGCAGAATAAGTTTAGATCTAAATCAATAAGATATTCAAATATCTATAATTTACTACCCAAataatttacaattaaaaaaaggattaaagaaaatattttgagtaCCTAAAGATAAGACAAACCCATAGGGTATGTGATACTATGAACTGGTTTGACTCTGGCTCTTCATTGGTCCTGTGAGAACCTTCATAGCTGATGTCAAGTGCAACGTCTGTTGATTCCATCTGACACTCCTCTGCAGATGTCAGTTTTATCCTGTGCTCCTTCTCGGAGGAAATCTTTCCGTCATTCATGATGCTTGACCATACCTGTTTCTGAACTAACCATAAGTAAGGaaaatccttttctgcagcacaaaggggcttcaaaattgtttttgttcttgCTACTGCAGTTCAGGGAATCATCTAGTCACAATTGAGTCTGCATCGACATTGTTCAGAAGGAAGAGTTCAGGGTGAGTAGCAAGTCCCAGCTGATACTAGAGAaggcaaagaagaaaattagggaAACCACTTTGAAACAGAAGCCAAAGACAGTGAAATCAAGGGTGATTAGGTTAAAGTCACTAAACAGAGGGTTTTATGCTTTGACTTTCTTCAGCCTAAAACTTTAAGTCATGGATCAATGCTTCAAATCCTGAAATAACACAGAAACATCTTATTTTGTTCAGACAATGAGTTTCATAGGACTTGTACAACCCAGAAGTGCAAGCTGCCTGGCCTGGCGTCCATGTAGAGAATAATCCTCCAGGGCAGGTAGTAATTGAGACAACTGCATGCCACAGGCACAGAGGCATGACCAAGACCAAGTTCTTTTCCAGCAGTTAAGTGCTAGTCTCTCTGAACTGCTACATACGCTGCAGTTTTATTTcactaagggcttgcctacaccctgatttagtgcacagcaagccagggtgtttGAAACAGCAGTACgtcaaagcacactatggaaTTTTTAGTGCGTGGAAGCAGTtagtgccatgtagacaagcccttaggaacTGGTACTGCCAGAAGGCCAAGTAGCTCCAAGCCacacagtacagtagaacctcagagttacgaacaccagagttatgaactgaccggtcaaccacacccctcatttggaaccggaagtacacaatcaagcagtagcagagacaaaaaaaagcaaatacactaCAGCAGTGGTCCAAAACCTTTTCCGTGTGGTGGGCGCTGGACCGAGGACTGTGGctgccggacaagcagccgctGAGAAGTGGCAACGTCAAGAAGCGTCGCCACCGAAATgcagcgtcatcaagaggcgtcgccgccgaattgccgccgatttCTTGATGCTGCCGcttctcggtggcattttggcggctgcttgtccggcggccagTAAGCGGGCACACATAAATGCCCCAGCGGGAGCCATGGCGCACGCGGGCACTGCATTGGGGACCCctgcagtacagtactgtgttaaatataaactactaaaaaaagggcaaagttaaaaaaaatatttgacaaaataaGGGAACTGTTTGtgattgtttaatttaaattaagatggttaaaagcagcatttttctttttcatagtaaagtttcaattCTTTATTAAGACAATATTCAGCtgtaagcttttgaaagaaccataacatttAGTTCAACTTACAAAAAtgtcagagttacgaacaacctccattcccgaggtgttcgtaactctgaggttctactgtagctcATAAGGCCTTCTAAATCATAATCTGATAAGTAAGAATCGTACTTAACTAGATAACTGATTCTTTGGTCCTGCCACTttcattatataaaataaaatccaaattTTGTGAGGCTGTTAGATGTTAAAACCAAAGCATTAAATcaatttttattctttaatcagcAGCAGTAAATCTGATTTATGTTATAAATATGATAAATACTGTACCACAATTAAGTGATTTATTAAAGTTATTTTGATTAATCTGAAGGAGTGTCATTGAAAGATTGAAGCAACATGCAgctgattaaaaaacaaaggtgATTCATCCACTAGAACAGACAGGAGACAGATTTTTCCGTCTTTCCATGCTGATTATCACTTATTACAGTAGATCTTGTACATTAATTACCTACTAGATTATTAGCAGTAGGGTCACAGAGTGTGATCCAACAGGAAAACCCAATCTCCACTTATCAGAACATGGGATTCACCCATTTCAAGTAGTGTGAATTCGTTACAGAAAGTTTAGTTAAGCTAACAGTGGATGTT
The genomic region above belongs to Malaclemys terrapin pileata isolate rMalTer1 chromosome 23, rMalTer1.hap1, whole genome shotgun sequence and contains:
- the HIGD1C gene encoding HIG1 domain family member 1C, producing the protein MSSDDRWSAEEEDSQVSKLTRKARDSPFVPVGMAGFVAVVGYGLYKLKHRGDQKMSVHLIHMRVAAQGFVVGAITIGVLFSMYKDYVKPQFKNGAKK